In Leucoraja erinacea ecotype New England chromosome 12, Leri_hhj_1, whole genome shotgun sequence, one DNA window encodes the following:
- the fam199x gene encoding protein FAM199X, which yields MSDDLYGKFLAPDEPFPLLLQRGHNSDVASLDVSDFGCQLSSCHRTDPLHRLHTNRWNLTSCGTSVASSESSEELFSSVSCGDQEDCYSLLDDQEFTQNASFDLFPEGSVCSDVSSSISTYWDWSDSEFEWQLASSDFASGSDVLSDVVPSVTSSPCPILKRRSKQHRTLDELPWSAMTNDEQVEYIEYLSRKVSTEMGLREQLDIIKIIDPNAQISPTDSEFIIELNCLTDEKLKQVRNYIKEHGVRQRSGRESWRRGSHAGCGLSGLSGASSSSASLVSSASSSGSSGSNSASASSANMSRAHSDSNLSTSAADRIRDSKKRSKQRKLQQKAMRKRQLKEQRQARKERLSGLFLNEEVLSVKVAEEDHEADVDILM from the exons ATGTCGGATGATTTGTATGGCAAGTTCCTGGCACCGGATGAGCCATTTCCCTTGTTGCTACAGAGGGGGCACAACAGTGATGTCGCCAGCCTTGATGTCAGTGACTTTGGATGCCAGCTTTCATCGTGCCATAGGACTGACCCACTGCACAGACTCCACACCAACAG ATGGAATTTGACTTCTTGTGGAACGAGTGTTGCAAGCTCCGAAAGCAGTGAGGAACTCTTTTCATCGGTTTCATGCGGAGATCAAGAGGACTGTTATTCCTTGCTGGACGATCAGGAATTCACTCAAAATGCATCCTTTGACCTCTTTCCGGAGGGTAGTGTGTGTAGTGATGTGTCTTCCTCCATCAGCACCTATTGGGATTGGTCTGACAGCGAGTTTGAGTGGCAG cTGGCCAGCAGCGATTTTGCAAGTGGAAGCGACGTCTTGTCCGACGTGGTTCCCAGCGTAACGAGTTCACCATGCCCTATCCTGAAGAGAAGAAGTAAGCAGCACAGAACTTTGGACGAGCTTCCGTGGAGTGCGATGACCAATGATGAGCAG GTTGAATATATAGAATACTTGAGTCGTAAAGTTAGCACAGAAATGGGTCTTCGGGAGCAGCTCGACATTATTAAAATCATTGATCCAAATGCTCAGATTTCACCCACGGACAGCGAATTTATAATTGAGCTCAACTGTCTGACGGACGAAAAGCTAAAGCAG GTCAGGAATTACATTAAGGAGCATGGAGTCCGCCAACGAAGCGGGCGCGAGAGCTGGAGGAGAGGCAGTCACGCTGGCTGCGGGCTTAGCGGCTTGAGTGGGGCCAGCAGTAGTAGCGCCAGCTTGGTAAGTTCGGCGAGCAGCAGTGGATCCAGCGGCAGCAACTCTGCATCCGCTTCAAGTGCCAATATGAGCCGGGCACACAGCGACAGTAACCTGTCCACCAGTGCCGCCGACAGGATAAGAGACTCAAAG AAGAGATCCAAGCAGCGCAAACTGCAACAGAAAGCAATGCGTAAACGGCAGTTGAAGGAACAGCGCCAAGCAAGGAAAGAGAGACTGAGCGGCCTATTTCTGAATGAAGAAGTGCTCTCTGTGAAGGTGGCAGAGGAAGATCACGAAGCAGATGTGGACATATTAATGTGA